Proteins encoded together in one Perognathus longimembris pacificus isolate PPM17 chromosome 8, ASM2315922v1, whole genome shotgun sequence window:
- the LOC125356553 gene encoding LOW QUALITY PROTEIN: uncharacterized protein LOC125356553 (The sequence of the model RefSeq protein was modified relative to this genomic sequence to represent the inferred CDS: inserted 1 base in 1 codon; substituted 1 base at 1 genomic stop codon): MGQSVTTPLSLTLQHWSEVRKIANNLSLEIHKRPWITFCSSEWPTFGVGWPKDGSFNANLILQVKAKIMVPGPHGHPDQVPYILTWEALTAEPPLWAKPFILFPPSHPPPTPSAPPSQSSLYPVVTKPPLTLKDPKANAPQVLPPGNDLLLDLLAEDSRLPQPPPYPAETGPRESGQQPDPSPIATRTRVRREGNLPPADSTAQAFPLRTGAAGQLQYWPFSASDLYNWKNNNPPFSKDPAMLTALIESILVTHQPTWDDCQQLLQVLLTTEERQRVLLEARKNVRGADGRPTQLPNEINAAFPLERPDWDFTTVEGRNHLILYRQLLIAGLHGAARRPTNLAQVKQVIQRSEETPSAFLERLKEAYRIYTPYDPEDPGQATNVSMSFIWQSAPDIRKKLERLENLRESSLQDLLKEAEKIFNKRETREERDERLKREAEERDRKKSKDLSRLMATLVTGQRQDRQEGERRGPPRVEKDQCAYCKERGHWAKDCPKNPRGSRSRPKTSLLTLDDXGGRGQEPPPEPRITLDVGGQPVTFLVDTGAQHSVLNHNPGPLSDKSAWVQGATGGRRYRWTTDRKVQLATGKVTHSFLHVPDCPYPLLGRDLLQKLKAQIHFEESGVRVAGPKNQPLHVLTLSLEEEYRLYENNKRKELSLDPEWINDFPQAWAETGGMGLARRQAPLVIALKANTTPVSIKQYPMSQEARTGIKPHIKRLLDQGILKPCQSPWNTPLLPVKKPGTGDYRPVQDLREVNKRVEDIHPTVPNPYNLLSGLSPAYCWYTVLDLKDAFFCLRLHPDSQPIFAFEWKDPELGISGQLTWTRLPQGFKNSPTLFDEALHRDLADFRVQHPALMLLQYVDDLLLAATSEQECREGTRDLLQALETLGYRASAKKAQICQQQVTYLGYLIKKGERWLTDARKETVMNIPEPQNPRQLREFLGTAGFCRLWIPGFAEMASPLYPLTKQGTMFAWGEEQQKAFQNIKKALLTAPALGLPDLTKPFDLYVAENKGHAKGVLTQRLGPWRRPVAYLSKKLDPVATGWPPCLRMVAAIAVLVKDASKLTFGQSLTILAPHAVEALIRQPPDRWLSNARMTHYQTMLLDTDRVRFGPVTAINPATLLPSTDEKAAPHDCLEILAEVHGTRSDLTDQPLQDADFTWYTDGSSLVLNGERKAGAAITTETEVIWARTLPPGTSAQRAELIALTQALKMACGKRLNVYTDSRYAFATAHIHGEIYSRRGLLTSEGKEVKNKKEILALLHALFLPRKLSIMHCPGHQKGDSPIARGNRMADETARRAAVISVPPYPVSNKETRAQWLEWQSASIEPEGQTKPIAMCLQSNAGQKGADLGPFEYPKKDEELLTNLGAQKDDKRKIWILDNKTVLPRNFAQQVIEQVHQLTHLSPRKIKALLDRDERFVYFLGKEDILQRIYDRCRACAMVNAGKIKSGLGNVRMRGHRPGVHWEVDFTEIKPGLYGYQYLLVFVDTFSGWVEAFPTKQETAKVVSKKXTGRNFSQVWHA, encoded by the exons ATGGGTCAGTCTGTTACCACTCCTTTAAGTTTGACTTTACAGCACTGGTCAGAGGTTCGGAAGATCGCCAACAACCTCTCCCTCGAGATCCACAAGCGACCTTGGATCACTTTTTGTTCCTCAGAATGGCCCACTTTCGGGGTAGGCTGGCCAAAAGATGGGTCCTTTAATGCTAATCTTATTTTACAGGTCAAGGCAAAGATAATGGTTCCCGGCCCGCACGGGCATCCAGACCAGGTCCCCTACATCCTTACCTGGGAAGCTTTGACTGCTGAACCCCCGCTATGGGCTAAGccctttattttgtttcctcCATCACACCCTCCTCCTACACCCTCTGCTCCCCCTTCCCAATCCTCCCTTTACCCTGTTGTTACTAAACCTCCTCTGACACTAAAGGACCCTAAGGCAAATGCCCCCCAGGTTCTACCCCCTGGAAACGACCTCCTCCTGGATTTGCTGGCCGAAGACTCCCGGTTGCCTCAGCCCCCACCCTACCCTGCCGAGACCGGCCCTAGGGAAAGCGGGCAGCAGCCAGATCCTTCCCCTATCGCCACTAGAACAAGGGTAAGAAGGGAAGGTAATCTACCCCCTGCAGACTCTACTGCCCAGGCATTTCCCCTACGGACGGGGGCTGCCGGACAACTTCAGTATTGGCCTTTCTCAGCCTCAGACTTGTATAACTGGAAAAACAATAACCCTCCTTTCTCAAAGGATCCCGCTATGTTAACTGCCTTAATTGAGTCCATACTTGTTACTCATCAGCCCACCTGGGATGATTGCCAACAGTTGTTGCAGGTTCTTCTGACTActgaagagaggcagagagtcCTCCTGGAAGCTCGGAAAAATGTTCGCGGGGCAGATGGGCGGCCGACACAGCTGCCTAATGAGATTAACGCTGCTTTTCCCTTAGAAAGACCAGATTGGGATTTCACCACTGTGGAAGGTAGGAACCACCTAATCCTTTATCGCCAGTTGCTTATAGCGGGTCTCCATGGGGCAGCTAGGCGCCCCACAAATTTGGCTCAGGTAAAACAGGTTATTCAGAGATCTGAGGAAACTCCTTCTGCCTTCCTAGAGAGACTAAAAGAGGCTTATCGAATATACACTCCCTATGATCCTGAAGATCCAGGGCAGGCAACTAACGTTTCTATGTCTTTCATTTGGCAATCTGCCCCGGATATTAGAAAGAAACTGGAAAGGTTGGAGAACTTAAGGGAAAGTTCCCTACAGGATCTACTTAAGGAGGCGGAAAAGATATTTAATAAGAGAGAGACAAGGGAGGAAAGAGATGAAAGGCTAAAGAGAGAGGCGGAAGAACGTGATCGAAAGAAGAGTAAGGACCTTAGTAGACTCATGGCCACCTTAGTGACAGGACAGAGACAGGATAGACAGGAGGGAGAGCGAAGAGGACCCCCCCGAGTGGAAAAAGACCAATGTGCCTATTGCAAAGAAAGAGGACACTGGGCAAAAGACTGCCCGAAGAACCCTCGGGGGTCTCGGTCTCGACCCAAAACATCTCTCTTGACCCTGGACGATTAGGGAGGTCGGGGTCAGGAACCCCCCCCTGAACCCAGGATAACTCTAGACGTAGGGGGGCAGCCGGTCACCTTCCTAGTTGATACAGGAGCCCAACATTCCGTCCTGAACCATAACCCAGGACCCCTCAGTGACAAGTCGGCATGGGTCCAGGGAGCCACCGGAGGACGGCGGTATCGATGGACTACTGATCGAAAAGTCCAATTGGCTACCGGTAAGGTGACTCATTCTTTTCTACATGTTCCTGACTGTCCATACCCCCTATTGGGGAGAGATTTGCTCCAAAAATTGAAAGCCCAAATTCATTTTGAGGAATCTGGGGTACGTGTAGCCGGCCCCAAAAATCAACCTTTACATGTGTTAACTTTGAGTCTGGAAGAAGAATACAGGctatatgaaaataacaaaaggaaggaaCTCTCCCTTGACCCAGAATGGATAAATGATTTCcctcaagcatgggcagaaacaggAGGCATGGGATTGGCCAGACGACAGGCTCCACTGGTTATAGCTTTAAAAGCCAATACCACACCTGTCTCAATTAAGCAGTACCCAATGTCGCAGGAAGCAAGAACAGGAATTAAACCTCACATAAAGAGGCTCCTGGATCAGGGGATCTTAAAACCTTGCCAGTCCCCATGGAACACCCCCTTACTCCCCgtcaaaaagccagggacaggagaCTACAGACCGGTCCAAGACTTACGAGAAGTTAACAAGCGGGTAGAAGATATACATCCCACAGTGCCCAACCCATACAACTTGTTAAGCGGACTGTCACCAGCCTATTGTTGGTATACAGTTTTGGACTTGAAGGATGCCTTCTTTTGCCTAAGGCTCCACCCAGATAGCCAGCCTATTTTTGCCTTTGAATGGAAGGATCCTGAATTGGGAATTTCAGGGCAATTGACTTGGACTAGACTCCCCCAGGGGTTTAAGAATAGCCCTACCCTATTCGATGAGGCTTTACATCGAGACCTGGCAGATTTTCGGGTCCAGCATCCAGCCTTGATGCTACTCCAGTATGTCGATGATTTGTTGCTGGCCGCGACATCCGAACAGGAATGTAGGGAAGGAACCAGAGACTTGCTACAGGCCCTTGAGACCCTAGGGTATCGAGCCTCCGCTAAAAAGGCCCAAATTTGCCAACAACAGGTGACCTACCTGGGCTATTTAatcaaaaagggagaaaggtggctgACGGACGCAAGAAAAGAGACAGTCATGAACATACCCGAGCCCCAGAACCCCCGACAGCTAAGGGAATTTTTGGGAACAGCCGGGTTTTGCAGACTGTGGATACCAGGCTTTGCTGAAATGGCCAGCCCCCTGTACCCACTCACCAAACAGGGTACAATGTTTGCCTGGGGAGAAGAACAACAGAAGGCTTTCCAAAACATTAAAAAGGCTCTCTTAACAGCTCCAGCCCTAGGACTCCCAGACTTGACTAAGCCCTTCGATTTGTATGTAGCAGAAAATAAAGGACATGCGAAGGGAGTATTAACTCAAAGATTGGGGCCTTGGAGACGGCCGGTGGCCTACCTCTCCAAGAAATTGGACCCGGTAGCCACAGGGTGGCCACCCTGTCTCAGGATGGTGGCCGCCATTGCCGTCTTGGTTAAAGACGCCAGCAAGTTAACTTTTGGGCAATCCCTGACTATTCTGGCCCCGCACGCGGTAGAGGCATTAATCAGGCAGCCGCCAGATCGTTGGCTGTCCAATGCCCGCATGACTCATTACCAAACTATGCTCCTGGACACAGATCGGGTCCGGTTTGGGCCCGTCACGGCCATCAATCCTGCCACGTTGCTTCCATCGACGGATGAGAAAGCGGCTCCCCACGATTGTCTTGAGATTTTAGCAGAAGTGCACGGGACCCGCTCCGACCTGACTGACCAACCACTCCAGGATGCTGACTTTACCTGGTATACTGATGGGAGCAGCCTGGTGCTGAATGGGGAACGGAAGGCGGGAGCAGCCATAACCACGGAAACTGAGGTAATCTGGGCAAGGACCCTCCCACCAGGGACTTCAGCACAGAGGGCAGAGCTGATCGCCCTCACCCAGGCACTTAAAATGGCATGTGGAAAAAGACTCAATGTATACACAGATAGCCGATATGCCTTTGCCACTGCCCATATTCACGGGGAGATATACAGTCGACGAGGGCTATTGACTTCTGAAGGAAAGGAAgttaagaacaaaaaggaaattttGGCCCTGTTGCACGCATTATTCTTACCCCGTAAGCTCAGCATCATGCACTGCCCGGGACACCAAAAGGGAGACAGTCCTATTGCCCGGGGCAACAGGATGGCTGACGAGACAGCTCGAAGGGCAGCTGTGATCTCGGTCCCTCCATACCCAGTCTCCAACAAAGAGACGCGGGCGCAGTGGCtcgaatggcagagtgctagcattgaacccGAAGGCCAGACAAAACCTATAGCAATGTGCCTTCAGTCTAATGCAGGCCAGAAAGGAGCAGACTTAGGACCATTTGAATACCCTAAAAAAGATGAAGAGCTCCTAACAAACCTAGGGGCCCAAAAAGacgacaaaagaaaaatatggatCCTTGACAATAAGACTGTATTACCCAGGAATTTCGCCCAGCAAGTGATTGAACAAGTACACCAGCTAACACACTTAAGCCCCAGAAAGATAAAAGCCCTCCTTGATCGAGACgaaagatttgtttattttttgggcaAGGAAGACATCTTGCAAAGAATATATGACAGGTGCCGTGCATGTGCCATGGTAAATGCTGGGAAGATAAAATCGGGATTAGGAAATGTCCGAATGAGAGGGCATCGCCCTGGAGTCCATTGGGAAGTTGACTTTACTGAAATCAAACCTGGGCTTTACGGATATCAGTATTTGCTGGTGTTTGTCGATACTTTTTCCGGTTGGGTGGAAGCCTTCCCCACAAAGCAAGAAACTGCCAAAGTAGTCAGCAAGA CTACTGGAAGAAATTTTTCCCAGGTATGGCATGCCTAA